Proteins from a genomic interval of Spea bombifrons isolate aSpeBom1 chromosome 4, aSpeBom1.2.pri, whole genome shotgun sequence:
- the CSRP2 gene encoding cysteine and glycine-rich protein 2, with protein sequence MPNWGGGNKCSACDRTVYHAEEVQCDGKSFHKCCFLCMVCRKNLDSTTMAIHDNEIYCRSCYGKKYGPKGYGYGQGAGTLNMDRGERLGIKPEEAQHSRPTTSSNPSKFAQKFGGTEKCPRCGESVYAAEKVMGAGKPWHKNCFRCAKCGKSLESTTLTEKEGEIYCKACYAKNFGPKGFGYGQGAGALVHAQ encoded by the exons ATGCCAAACTGGGGAGGTGGAAACAAATGCAGCGCCTGTGACAGGACGGTATACCATGCCGAAGAAGTGCAGTGTGACGGGAAAAGCTTTCATAAATGCTGCTTCCTTTGCA tggTATGCAGAAAAAATCTGGATAGCACCACTATGGCTATCCATGACAATGAGATTTACTGCCGGTCCTGTTATGGAAAAAAGTATGGACCAAAGGGTTATGGCTATGGCCAAGGAGCAGGCACTTTAAATATGGACAGAGGAGAAAGACTTGGCATTAAACCAGAGga AGCACAACACTCTCGCCCCACCACCAGCTCAAACCCTTCAAAGTTTGCTCAGAAGTTTGGAGGTACTGAGAAGTGCCCTCGGTGTGGAGAATCTGTGTATGCTGCCGAAAAAGTAATGGGGGCTGGAAAA CCATGGCATAAGAACTGCTTCAGGTGTGCAAAATGTGGCAAGAGCCTAGAATCGACCACTTTGACTGAAAAAGAAGGAGAAATCTATTGCAAAG CTTGTTATGCCAAGAATTTTGGTCCTAAAGGATTTGGCTATGGCCAAGGAGCTGGAGCTCTGGTCCATGCTCAGTAA
- the ZDHHC17 gene encoding palmitoyltransferase ZDHHC17, whose amino-acid sequence MADTMEEYEKDAGCVPIIHPEEIKTQSHYNHGYSSESLGRKSHMEDYSTWDIVKATQYGIYERCRELVEAGYDVRQPDKENVTLLHWAAINNRIDLVKFYISKGAIVDQLGGDLNSTPLHWATRQGHLSMVVQLMKYGADPSLIDGEGCSCIHLAAQFGHTSIVAYLIAKGQDVDMMDQNGMTPLMWAAYRTHSVDPTRLLLTFNVSVNLGDKYHKNTALHWAVLAGNTTVISLLLDAGANVDAQNIKGESPLDLAKQRKNVWMINHLQEARQAKGYDSPSFFKKLKADKEFRQKVMLGTPFLVIWLIGFIADLDIDSWLIKGLMYGGVWAMVQFLSKSFFDHSMHSALPLGIYLATKFWMYVTWFFWFWNDLNFLFIHLPFLANSVALFYNFGKSWKSDPGIIKATEEQKKKTIVELAETGSLDLSIFCSTCLIRKPVRSKHCGICNRCIAKFDHHCPWVGNCVGAGNHRYFMGYLFFLLCMICWMIYGCISYWGIHCDTSYGRDGFWTYITQIGTCSPWMFWMFINSVFHMMWVAVLLMCQMYQISCLGITTNERMNARRYKHFKVTTTSIESPFNHGCIRNIIDFFEFRCCGLFRPITVDWTRQYTIEYEQTSGSGYQLV is encoded by the exons ATGGCTGACACTATGGAGGAGTATGAAAAAGACGCTGGCTGTGTCCCGATAATACACCCGGAG GAAATCAAGACTCAGAGCCATTATAACCATGGTTACAGTAGTGAATCTCTCGGGCGGAAAAGCCACATGGAAGATTATAGCACATGGGATATTGTCAAAGCCACGCA GTATGGGATTTACGAGCGCTGCAGAGAGCTGGTTGAAGCAGGCTATGATGTGCGACAGCCTGACAAAGAAAATGTGACTCTGCTTCACTGGGCTGCCATCAACAATAGAATAGATCTGGTGAA GTTCTACATATCAAAAGGTGCTATTGTTGATCAACTTGGGGGAGATTTAAATTCTACGCCTCTCCACTGGGCAACAAG ACAGGGGCATCTGTCCATGGTTGTCCAGCTCATGAAATACGGTGCGGACCCGTCGCTTATTGATGGAGAAGGCTGCAGTTGTATTCACCTGGCTGCTCAGTTTGGGCACACGTCTATTGTTGCATATCTCATAGCAAAAGGACAG GATGTAGATATGATGGATCAAAATGGAATGACTCCTTTGATGTGGGCTGCTTACAGAACACACAG tgtgGATCCCACTAGGTTGCTCCTCACCTTTAATGTGTCTGTTAATCTTGGGGATAAGTACCACAAGAACACGGCGCTGCACTGGGCTGTGCTAGCAGGAAACACTACCGTCATCAGCTTGCTGCTAGATGCAGGGGCTAATGTTGATGCCCAAAATATAAAG GGAGAATCCCCTCTTGATTTGGCTAAACAAAGGAAGAATGTTTGGATGATCAACCATTTACAAGAAGCAAGACAAGCCAAAGGTTACGACAGTCCATCATTCTTCAAAAAGCTAAAAGCTGATAAG GAGTTCCGTCAGAAGGTGATGCTTGGAACACCATTCCTGGTGATTTGGCTGATTGGTTTTATTGCTGACCTTGACATTGACTCCTGGTTAATCAAAGGCCTAATGTATGGTGGTGTTTGGGCGATGGTACAATTTCTGTCAAA GTCCTTCTTTGATCACTCAATGCATAGTGCCCTCCCACTTGGCATCTACTTGGCCACCAAATTCTGGATGTATGTCACctggtttttttggttttggaatG ATCTGAACTTCCTGTTCATCCATCTTCCATTCCTGGCAAACAGTGTTGCCTTGTTTTACAACTTTGGAAAGTCCTGGAAATCAGACCCTGGTATCATTAAAGCCacagaagaacaaaagaaaaag ACAATAGTAGAACTTGCGGAAACAGGCAGTCTGGATCTGAGTATATTCTGCAGTACCTGTTTG ATCAGAAAGCCAGTGAGGTCCAAGCATTGTGGCATTTGTAATCGGTGTATAGCAAAGTTTGACCATCACTGTCCTTGGGTTGGCAACTGTGTTG GTGCAGGAAACCATCGCTATTTCATGGGATACCTATTTTTCCTGCTATGCATGATTTGCTGGATGATTTATGGCTGTATCTCCT actgGGGAATACACTGTGATACATCTTACGGTAGAGATGGGTTTTGGACATACATTACACAAATTGGCACTTGTTCACCCTGGATGTTTTGGATGTTCATTAACAGCGTATTCCATATGATGTGGGTCGCTGTTCTACTCATGTGTCAAATGTACCAG ATATCTTGCTTGGGCATTACCACAAACGAACGTATGAATGCAAGAAGATATAAGCACTTTAAAGTCACAACCACGTCTATTGAAAGCCCTTTCAA ccATGGATGCATCAGAAATATTATAGACTTCTTTGAATTCAGATGTTGTGGCCTCTTCCGCCCTATAACTGTGGACTGGACGAGGCAGTACACAATAGAATATGAACAGACGTCTGGCTCAGGATACCAGCTGGTGTAG